TTTGTCGAAAGTATATCCAACGCTTACATTCTTCAATCTAACAAAATCAGACTTGAAAAGGAATCTGTCAGAAGAACCTTCTAATGTTGAATTTACAGCTGATAAACTTGGTACTGTAGCATTCGTATTATTTGGAGTCCAAGCATTCAATAGATCAGCTGAAACGTTAAGTCCAGATGCAGCATAAGAAGGATTCATTACCCAAGAATATAGGTTATCATAGATATATCCTCCTTTCTGATAAGAAAATAAAGCGTCTACGAAGAAACCATCATGTTGGAAATTAAATCCAAATCCACCTGTATACTTAGGCATAGGGCTTTTTCCTGTAAGTCTTCTATCACCTGCAGTTGGCGTTTGAGTTACATTTCCGTTGATATCTAAAAATAGCTGTTCTCCGTTAGCTGGGTTAACACCTAAATAAGGATAAAGCTGCCATTGATCTGCTGGTCCTCCAACACCATCAACAAAATCACCTGTAAGATCAGGAGCTTCCATGCTGATAATCTTGTTAGAGTTATACCCCACATTTCCAAATACAGATAGTTTTGTATTCGCTTTTCTTAGTAGGTGAATTCTTAGTGATCCTTCAACCCCTTTATTATCCATAACACCATTATTTCCTCTTAATGAACCTTGACCTGTAACATAAGTTACCGGAATAGAGTTAAATAGTCTTGATGTTCTTTTTTGATAATAGTCAAAAGTACCTTCTACCAACCCTTTATAGTTGAAATCTACTCCTAAATCGAGTTGTTTTACCTCTTCCCATTTTAGATTCTGGTTTCCAAGGTTTGCCAAATAATATCCAGGTAAGCTTTGGTAAGCCGGAGCTGTAGTAGGGTTCGGTCCATTATAATCTAAATATGAAGAAGGACCTACTGTTAATACATTGGTATTGTTAGCAACTGTAAATAAGTTTTGGTTACCTGTTGTTCCTAGTGAAGCTCTTAGTTTCAATAAATTGAACCCAGATCCTTCCATAAAGCTTTCTTTATCAATATTCCATCTTCCTGCTACTGACCAGAAAGTTTCCCATCTGTTATCTTTAGGGAATCTATATGATCCATCTCTTCTTATCACCCCAGACACACCATATTTTCCTTGGTAGTCATAATCTACAGTTCCAAAATAAGCCAGCGTTCCTGCAGTAACTTTCAATGCACTTGCAGAAGGACGGTAGATATTTGGTGTAGCAGGGTTAAAAGGAACATATCCGGTTCCTGCACCGAATTCCCAAACTAAAGGATCAAGACCGTTCTGCTGTTGAGTATAACTTTGCCAGTTTACTTTAATATAATCTAGATAAGCAGCAGCAGTAATAGTATGATCACCAAATGAATGGTTATACGTAATATTTGTAGTGGTATTGAAAGTTAAATCGTTTACTGTATTAAATTGCTCAAATCCACCATATTTTGCCCCTTGTCCTGCAGCTACTACTAAAGATAAGTAACCGTTTGCTGCTCTTGCAAATTGTCTTTGATAATTTTTATAGTCAACACCTGTTCTATTTCCAATACTTAAATCTGACGTAAGTTTGTAATTACCACTTACGTTAGCTGTTAAGCTGGTTTCCGTAAACTGGTTTCTAATACCCCCCATGATATTATCATAAAGAATATATGCTCCGTTTCCGTTACCACTAGCCTGTCCAATCTGATTGAATAATCCCAATCCATTGCTAAATGTTGGCGCTGCTAAGTAAGGTGCAGAAAGCACTGTTCCAAATAATGGATTCTGTACAGTGTTTGCATTAATAGCAGTATTGGTTTCGTCGTCCAACTGATTTCTTTTAGAAAATCCTAAACCAATGATTGCACCGAAGGTTAATTTTCCATCGCTGCTTTTTCCATTAAGGTTATTTCTCAGAGTAAATCTTTTGAAATCTGTCCCACGAATGTTACCTTCGCTATCAACATAACCTAATGAAACAAAGTTACTTATATTTTCTCCACCTGCACTTACCGATAATGTATGTTGCTGGCTCATACCAACTCTGGAAAACAGATCTCTCCAGTCTGTATTGGTAGTGAAATTATTTATATCATTTTGAGACATTGTAGCTCCTTTTCCACCTCCCGCATTCTTCTGAACCTGTAATAATTCTCTTCCGGAAGACATGTTATAATCCGTTTTTGGCAAAACAGAAAAAGAAGTTAATGCATCATAGGAAATTCTAAGCTTTGAGTTAAACTTACCACCTTTAGTAGTGATCACAACAACCCCGTTAGCAGCTCTGTTTCCATAAATTGCAGTAGCCTGTGCATCTTTTAGAATACTAAACGTATCAATATCATTAGGGTTTAAGTTTCTAAACTGTGATCCAGATGTAATGATCCCGTCTATAACATATAAAGGATCCGTAGAACCATTTAGGGAACTAAGTCCTCTGATGATAATATTAAACTTACCAGAACCCGGAGATCCAGATGCTGAGTTCGCTACTATACCAGGTGCTGTACCCTGTATAGAGTTAAGAACAGAAATATTTGGTCTGTTCTCTAATGTTTCAGAACCAATGGTTACTGAAGAAGCACTAGATTTAGCCTTAGTAGATGTCTTGCTATAACCTAACACAACAATTTCATCAATTTTCTGTTCTTTGTCCTTTTTAGAACCTGTTGTGTCTTTTTGAGCAAATACTACCTGCCCTGTGAAAAATAACACACCGGCTGTCAGTACACGTAATTTAACATTCATATTAACAAATTTTAATATATTTAATGGGCAAATATGTTAATAAATATTAACATCTACAAATTAAACCTTCGTTTAAACTACGCTTTTTTTAAATATTTCATTTAAATCCTACATAAATCAAATAAGATTCCATAATAATAGATAGTTTTTATTATGTGAAAATTATTTTTTTTACGCATTTAGTTCGTTTTAACAAATTATTAATAACTTAAAAATTATTATTTAGAATTATTATAAATTAAGCAAGTCTAGAAAATAAAAATACCCCTTATAAAAAAGTGGTTTTCACCTATTTAGGATATAATTATTTAAATTTTATATTGGACCCTTTTTTCGTAGACTACAACTATAGTCCCAATTATGGTGTTACAGTAATATTTCAGAAAACATCATCTTTGAAGCACATACTCCACATTCCATCTAATTTAATGATATTGCTCCCTTACTATTATTTTTGAAATAATAAATACAATTCCTCAAAAGAATAATCTATTAGAGTTTTATGAATTTAGAGATTTCAGTCCTGTTAAGATCTGTGCAAATTTAACTTTCTTTATTAATACCATAATAAAAATAGTAAGAATGTAATAATCAAAGACAAATTATAAAGAGAAGTCTAAAGTACTAAAAAGTTAAACTTAGCTAAAAATGCGTATAAATTTCACCATTATAATTTGAACATTTTCAAGTGGTTCAAATTATGTATTTTTTTCCTGACAGATATCCAAAAGGTCATTTGCACAAAATAAGTTAACAAATCCTAAAAGTACATTATAGCATTCATCATTTTTTACTAACTTTACCAAACAATAACCAGCTAATTATATAAATAATTAGAAATAACTTAAAAAATGAAAAAAATCTTATCCATCGCTTTATTTTTACCGTTTGTATTTGTAGATGCTCAACAGTCTTTAAATATAAACAACATAACCGGTAGCCAATCTGTCTTTGAAAGTGTAGTAGCTTCAGGAACCGGAGCTCCAATAAAATATGAAGATATACAAGGATCTCCTTATCAATCACCACTTTTTCAAAAAGCTTCTGTGGGAGAAAAATATGGAAATATCGATGTGAGGTATAATGCTTACACTGATGATATAGAGTTTTTAAACAATGGAAAAATTGAAGTTTTACCTAAACAGGACGATTTCTCCAGAATTGAAGTTCTTTCGTCTAAACAAGCTTTTGTTTATTTTAAGAACTCTACAGAACCGAAAGGTTACCTTACCGAGATTGCAAAAGGAAAAAATTCCGTTTATAAAAAGGAAAAAACTATTTTTAAGGATGCAGCTGCAGCTGCTAACACCTATCAGACAGGGAAACCCGCTATGTTTGTAAAACAAGATCCTGTTTACTATATAAAAACAGCTTCAGGAAGCACAAGTAAGGTATCATCATTAAAAAAAATAACAGATCTTTTTCCAGAAAAAGAGAAAGAGTACAACACATATATTAAGTCTAATAATTTAAAATTTAATGATTCTGATATAGCTAAACTAGTAGATTTTATCAATCAATAATTAATAGATATTTAATTATTCTGAAACTTTATAAAAATCCGAGTATAACTTATTTATACTCGGATTTTATATATATATATATCACATTTAGTTTACTACAAACATCATAGGATCTCTTCAGCTTTTTGTATGTAATTTTTTCTTACAAAAGCATTTCCTTATTTTAATTTTTAAAAGCATTTTGACATTACCAACTATATTTTAATCCCCACAACCACAAATCTTTAAGAACACGGATAATAATAAAAAATCCACCTCACAAGTGAGGTGGATTTTTTATTATTTATTGTAACTATTAGTTTCAGACTAATATCATCTATTATTTCAGTTTTTTCTTAACTGCTACTTCTTCGTAAACCTCAAGAATATCTCCGATTTCGATGTCATTATACCCTTTCAGGTTCAGACCACATTCGTAGCCTTTTGTGACTTCTTTAACATCGTCTTTGAAACGCTTCAAGCTTTCAAGTTCACCGTCAAATTTAACAATACCATCTCTTAATAGACGTACTTTCGATTGTCTTGTAACCTTCCCGGTAAGAACCATACATCCGGCAATTGAACCAACTTTAGAAATCTTGAATACCTCACGGATTTCAACATTACCAATTACCTGCTCCTGAATTTCCGGAGAAAGCATTCCTTCCATTGCTTCTTTCACCTCATCAATTGCTTTATAGATAACAGAATATGTTCTGATTTCAATTTCTTCACGGTCTGCAAGTTCTTTTGCATTAGCACCTGCTCTCACATTGAATCCAATGATAATTGCATCTGATGCTGCTGCTAAGTTGATATCAGATTCCGTAATCTGTCCTACACCTGAGTGAAGAATTTTTACACTGATTTCCTCTGTTGACAATCTTTGCAACTGATCAGAAAGTGCTTCTACAGAACCATCCACGTCACCTTTAAGAATAATGTTCAATTCTTTGAATTCTCCTAAAGCAATACGTCTTCCTAATTCTTCAAGTGTTGTATGTTTTTTCGTTCTGATAGAAAGTTCTCTCTGAAGCTGTTCTCTCTTGTTAGCAATGGCCTTACCTTCACTTTCGTCAGCATATACACGGAATTTATCACCAGCAGTAGGTGCTCCGTCTAAACCTAAGATTGTTGCAGGAATTGAAGGACCTGCTTCAGCAAGATTTTTCCCTCTTTCATCAAGCAAAGCTTTTACTTTACCGTGATTTTTACCAGCCACTACATAGTCTCCTACTCTTAAGGTTCCGGTTTGTACTAGCATTGTAGCAACATAACCTCTTCCTTTATCTAAAGATGCTTCAATAACAACACCGTTTGCAGAACGATCAGGATTCGCTTTCAGTTCAAGCATTTCAGCTTGTAATAAAACTTTCTCCAATAATACATCTACGTTATTACCAAACTTGGCTGATATCTCCTGCGCCTGAACATTTCCTCCCCATTCTTCAACTAAAACCGGAGGGTTTAATCCTGAAAGTTGTTGACGAATGTTATCAGGGTTTGCATTTGGTTTATCAACTTTATTGATTGCAATAATCATTGGTACCTGTGCAGCCTGGGCGTGAGCAATTGCTTCTTTCGTTTGCGGCATTACATCATCATCGGCAGCAATTACAATAATAGCGATATCTGTGATTTGTGCACCTCTCGCTCTCATTGCTGTAAAGGCTTCGTGACCAGGAGTATCTAAGAATGTAATTCTCTGACCATTTTCCAGTTTCACGTTATAAGCACCAATATGCTGAGTAATACCTCCGGACTCACCTGCGATTACATTAGTTTTTCTAACGTAATCCAATAATGAAGTTTTACCGTGGTCAACGTGTCCCATTACGGTAACTACCGGTGCTCTTGATACTAAACTCTCTTCGCTGTCGATTTCATCTTCGCTATCGCTTTCTTCAAGATCAGCATCCGAGAATTCAATTTTATAACCAAACTCATCTGCTACCAATAATAAAGTATCAGCTTCAAGTCTTTGGTTCATGGTAACCATTACACCTAATGAGAAACAAGCAGAGATTACTTCAGTTGGAGAAACATTCATTAAACTTGCCAATTCACCTACAGTGATGAATTCTGTTACTTTAAGAGTTCTGTCTTGTGCTTCAAGCTCCTGCTGACGCTCATCCTGCTCTCTACGGAAAGTTCTTTTATCTTTTCTGTGTTTTGCAGATTTAGATTTACCTCCTTTATTAGTAAGTTTTTCTAATGTTTCTTTGATCTGGTTCTTAACCTGCTCGTCAGTCAGCTCAACTGGCATAACTCTTTGTCCAGGTCTGTTGTTGTTTTGTCCGCCTTTTTTGAAGCCGCCACCTTGACCTTGTGGACGATTTCCGCCACCTTGGTTATTTCCAAAACGGTTTCCACCCTGGCCTTGGCCGCCCTGACCTTGAGGACGATTTCCTTGTCCTCCCTGACCTTGACGGTTTCCACCTTGTCCACCATTATTGTTATGCGGACGGTTACCTCCTTGACCTTGGCCTTGTCCGCCTTGGTTATTATTATTTCCTGAGTTTTGATTATTCCCCTGACCTTGTTGGTTATTCTGGCCACCAGGTTTTTCAATTCTCTTTCTTTTCTTTTTTGCTCCAGAACCTGGTTTTGGTGCAAATTGAGTCAAGTCAATCTTTTCTCCAACAATCTTAGGACCGTCAAGTTTTTGATACACTGTCTCAATTTTCTGAGGCTCCTGAGATTCAGGCTCAGCCTCTACTTTTGGAGTTTCCACTTTTTTCTCCTCTACAACAGCAGGTTTTGGAGTTTCTTTTACGGGTTCCACAGGTTTCACTTCTTCTTTTTTCTCCTCCATTTTTGGCTTGTCTTTTTTCACAGGTCTGTTTCTAGATTCTATTTGAGACAAATCAATTTTATCCAAAACTTTGAATTCCTGTTTTTCAGGAGCTGCTTTTACTTCCGGCTGTTCTTCTTTCACAATTTCTTCTTTCTTTTCTTCAACCGGTGTTGCAACAGGAGCCACAGGAACTGCAGGAGCTTCCTCAACTTCAGGCTTCTTAGGTTCTAGATCAATTTTACCTAAAATTCTAGTTTCTGGTTTATTTGCTTTAGCTCTTATCACTTCAGGGGTTTTCTTTTCTTCAATTTCCAGTTTTTCTTCCGGAACTTTAGTGATCACCACCTCATGGGAAGCCTTTCTTTGTTCGCCGTCTTTAGCAAACTCAGCCTCCAATGCAGAATATGCCGATTCTTCCAATTGAGCGTTAGGATTGCCTTCAACCTCGAAACCCCTTGACTGTAAAAATTCTACTAATCTGGACATCGAAATGTTGAATTCCTTAACCGCTTTATTTAATCTAATTTTTGGCATCTATATTATTTACTGTTTTTTAATTTTTAAAATTAAAGTATTTCCTTTTTACTGTTTATTAAAATTTATTTAAATCTTAATCTTCAAATTCTTCTCTCAAAATACGTTTTACCTCTTCGATTGTTTCTTCTTCAAGGTCTACCATATTTAAAAGACTTTCAGTTTCTTTATCCAATACTGATTTTGCAGTTGTAAGTCCTACTTTCTTAAACTCATCCAAAATCCACTGCTCGATATCGTCATTAAATTCTCTCAATTCAACATCGTCATCCTCGCTGGACTCTCTGTATACATCAATTTCATATCCTGACAACCAAGAAGCCAGTCTAATATTCTGTCCTTGTTTTCCAATCACTTTAGAAATCTCTTCAACAGGAGTATATACTAGTGCATAGTTTTGATCCTCATTGATGTCAATTTTATTGACAGTAACGTTTCCTAAAGCTCTCTTCACCAAAATCTCAGGGTTTTTAGACCACTGAATAACATCGATGTTCTCATTTCTCAACTCTCTTACAACCCCATGAATTCTGGATCCCTTAACACCCACACAGGCACCTACCGGATCAATTCTGTCATCATAAGCATCTACTGCAATTTTCGCCTTTTCACCAGGAATTCTCACTACCTTTTTCAGCATAATTGTTCCGTCCTGGATCTCAGGAATTTCCAGCTCTAATAATTTCTCAAGGAATTTAGGTGCAGTTCTGGAAATAATAATCTGCGGTTTAGAACCTTTAAAGTCTACTGTTTCAACAATAGCTCTGATATTCTCACCCTTTTTAAAGAAGTCGGATGGGATCTGGTTTTCTTTTGGTAAAATAAATTCATTTCCTTCATCATCCAGCAAAATCACATGCTTGTGACGAATATGGTGGATTTCCCCAACAACAATTTCCCCAATTTTATCTCTAAACTGCTCGTACAGCATTGCATTATTGTGCTCCTGAAGTTTTGTAGCCAGAATCTGCTTAAGGGTAAGAATATTTCTTCTTCCCAACTGTGCAACAGGAATTTCCATTGTAAAGTCCTCACCCACTTCGAAGGTAGGGTCAATCTTCTTTGCTTCAGAAATTTCAATTTCCAAATCATCATCTTCAGACATTTCGTCCTCTACAATTGTTTTATTTAAAAATATCTGAAAATCTCCTTTATCCGGGTTTACAATCACATCAAAATGATCATCTGAGTCAAATCTTTTTCTCAAAAGAGTCTTCAGTGAATCTTCAATAATTGCCATAAGATCAATTTTACTGATCCCCTTTTCGTCTTTAAAATCACCAAAGGATTCAATCAACGCTATATTATCCATCTATTCTTTTTTCTTTTTAAAATTTAATTACTACTAATGCTTTCTTGATTTCGGAGTAAGCAATTTCTTTCTCCTCTTCTACATCTACTTTTCCTTTTCCGATATCTTTCGGCTTACGGTAACGCAAAGTAAGTGTGATCTTTTCATCATCTACTTTTGACAATTCTCCTTCTATTTTAGAAGAATCCTCCAGCATCACCTCAATCTCTCTTCCAATGTTTTTACCGAACTGTCTTGGTGTGGATAATGGCTCGCTTAATCCGGCAGACATCACCTGAAGACTGAAGTCATGCTCTTCACGATCCATATTGAATTCTATTGCACGGCTTGCATCAAGGCAGTCCTGCAGTGAAACTCCGTTATCACCATCTAAAATCACTGTAATATCATCCCCTGCAGAAATTTTAAGATCAATAAGAAACAGATCTTTTCTGGTCTCAAGGAATTCATTTAACAATTCGTCAATTCTTTTTCTAAACTCCATATAATTTTATCTTGA
This genomic window from Chryseobacterium viscerum contains:
- a CDS encoding SusC/RagA family TonB-linked outer membrane protein, with translation MNVKLRVLTAGVLFFTGQVVFAQKDTTGSKKDKEQKIDEIVVLGYSKTSTKAKSSASSVTIGSETLENRPNISVLNSIQGTAPGIVANSASGSPGSGKFNIIIRGLSSLNGSTDPLYVIDGIITSGSQFRNLNPNDIDTFSILKDAQATAIYGNRAANGVVVITTKGGKFNSKLRISYDALTSFSVLPKTDYNMSSGRELLQVQKNAGGGKGATMSQNDINNFTTNTDWRDLFSRVGMSQQHTLSVSAGGENISNFVSLGYVDSEGNIRGTDFKRFTLRNNLNGKSSDGKLTFGAIIGLGFSKRNQLDDETNTAINANTVQNPLFGTVLSAPYLAAPTFSNGLGLFNQIGQASGNGNGAYILYDNIMGGIRNQFTETSLTANVSGNYKLTSDLSIGNRTGVDYKNYQRQFARAANGYLSLVVAAGQGAKYGGFEQFNTVNDLTFNTTTNITYNHSFGDHTITAAAYLDYIKVNWQSYTQQQNGLDPLVWEFGAGTGYVPFNPATPNIYRPSASALKVTAGTLAYFGTVDYDYQGKYGVSGVIRRDGSYRFPKDNRWETFWSVAGRWNIDKESFMEGSGFNLLKLRASLGTTGNQNLFTVANNTNVLTVGPSSYLDYNGPNPTTAPAYQSLPGYYLANLGNQNLKWEEVKQLDLGVDFNYKGLVEGTFDYYQKRTSRLFNSIPVTYVTGQGSLRGNNGVMDNKGVEGSLRIHLLRKANTKLSVFGNVGYNSNKIISMEAPDLTGDFVDGVGGPADQWQLYPYLGVNPANGEQLFLDINGNVTQTPTAGDRRLTGKSPMPKYTGGFGFNFQHDGFFVDALFSYQKGGYIYDNLYSWVMNPSYAASGLNVSADLLNAWTPNNTNATVPSLSAVNSTLEGSSDRFLFKSDFVRLKNVSVGYTFDKKALGNLPINSIKVFAQAENIYTFTGWKGFDVEPITTYSLNVYPNPKTYSVGVNVDF
- the infB gene encoding translation initiation factor IF-2 → MPKIRLNKAVKEFNISMSRLVEFLQSRGFEVEGNPNAQLEESAYSALEAEFAKDGEQRKASHEVVITKVPEEKLEIEEKKTPEVIRAKANKPETRILGKIDLEPKKPEVEEAPAVPVAPVATPVEEKKEEIVKEEQPEVKAAPEKQEFKVLDKIDLSQIESRNRPVKKDKPKMEEKKEEVKPVEPVKETPKPAVVEEKKVETPKVEAEPESQEPQKIETVYQKLDGPKIVGEKIDLTQFAPKPGSGAKKKRKRIEKPGGQNNQQGQGNNQNSGNNNNQGGQGQGQGGNRPHNNNGGQGGNRQGQGGQGNRPQGQGGQGQGGNRFGNNQGGGNRPQGQGGGFKKGGQNNNRPGQRVMPVELTDEQVKNQIKETLEKLTNKGGKSKSAKHRKDKRTFRREQDERQQELEAQDRTLKVTEFITVGELASLMNVSPTEVISACFSLGVMVTMNQRLEADTLLLVADEFGYKIEFSDADLEESDSEDEIDSEESLVSRAPVVTVMGHVDHGKTSLLDYVRKTNVIAGESGGITQHIGAYNVKLENGQRITFLDTPGHEAFTAMRARGAQITDIAIIVIAADDDVMPQTKEAIAHAQAAQVPMIIAINKVDKPNANPDNIRQQLSGLNPPVLVEEWGGNVQAQEISAKFGNNVDVLLEKVLLQAEMLELKANPDRSANGVVIEASLDKGRGYVATMLVQTGTLRVGDYVVAGKNHGKVKALLDERGKNLAEAGPSIPATILGLDGAPTAGDKFRVYADESEGKAIANKREQLQRELSIRTKKHTTLEELGRRIALGEFKELNIILKGDVDGSVEALSDQLQRLSTEEISVKILHSGVGQITESDINLAAASDAIIIGFNVRAGANAKELADREEIEIRTYSVIYKAIDEVKEAMEGMLSPEIQEQVIGNVEIREVFKISKVGSIAGCMVLTGKVTRQSKVRLLRDGIVKFDGELESLKRFKDDVKEVTKGYECGLNLKGYNDIEIGDILEVYEEVAVKKKLK
- the nusA gene encoding transcription termination factor NusA, which encodes MDNIALIESFGDFKDEKGISKIDLMAIIEDSLKTLLRKRFDSDDHFDVIVNPDKGDFQIFLNKTIVEDEMSEDDDLEIEISEAKKIDPTFEVGEDFTMEIPVAQLGRRNILTLKQILATKLQEHNNAMLYEQFRDKIGEIVVGEIHHIRHKHVILLDDEGNEFILPKENQIPSDFFKKGENIRAIVETVDFKGSKPQIIISRTAPKFLEKLLELEIPEIQDGTIMLKKVVRIPGEKAKIAVDAYDDRIDPVGACVGVKGSRIHGVVRELRNENIDVIQWSKNPEILVKRALGNVTVNKIDINEDQNYALVYTPVEEISKVIGKQGQNIRLASWLSGYEIDVYRESSEDDDVELREFNDDIEQWILDEFKKVGLTTAKSVLDKETESLLNMVDLEEETIEEVKRILREEFED
- the rimP gene encoding ribosome assembly cofactor RimP; the protein is MEFRKRIDELLNEFLETRKDLFLIDLKISAGDDITVILDGDNGVSLQDCLDASRAIEFNMDREEHDFSLQVMSAGLSEPLSTPRQFGKNIGREIEVMLEDSSKIEGELSKVDDEKITLTLRYRKPKDIGKGKVDVEEEKEIAYSEIKKALVVIKF